In the Brevundimonas mediterranea genome, CGGCAAGGCCGGACGCGAGGGCGCCGGCGCCGGACTGGGGCTGGCCATCTGCCGTCAGATCGCCGAACGGATGGGCGGCTGCATCAGCCTGGGCGTCTCGCCGATGGGCGGGGCGCGGTTCCAGGTCCGGCTGCCGCTGAGCGCCTGCGCCGCCGACGCGGGGGCCGTCGGTCCGGTCATGGCCGAGCCGACGCCGCACGAAACCCTGCATGTGCTGGTGGTCGACGACAACGCCACCAACCGCTTCGTCGCCGCCAAGCTGCTGGAGATGTTCGGCTGCACCGCCGAAATGGCCGAAAACGGCCAGGAGGCGCTGGACGCCGTCCAGGCTCGCCCGTTCGATCTCGCCCTGATGGACATCAAGATGCCGGTGATGGATGGGGTCGCCGCCACCCGCGCCATCCGCGCCCTGTCCGGCCCGGCCTCGCGCCTGCCGATCCTGGCCCTGACCGCCAACGCCGAGGAAGGGGACGAGCTGGACTATATCGCCGCCGGCATGAACGGCGTGGCCCAGAAGCCGATCCAGCCCGACGCCCTGCTGAACGCCATCCGCCTGGTGCTGGCGGCGGCTCAGACCGCCCCCGTGCCGCAAGCCGCCTGAGTCCGCCGGCTGAGTCCGCCGCCTGGCCCGTCCCCGGGCCAGCTCTGGTCCTGAAACGAAGAACGCCCGCCCCGGGAGACCGGAGCGGGCGTTGATCTCTATCGAACGCGGACGGGCCTTGGCCCGGCGCCCTTAGGCCAGGGCGGCGCGGACCTTGTCGGCGACGGCCTTGAAGCCCGCACCGTCGGCGGCGATCGAGGCCAGGACCTTGCGGTCCAGTTCGATGCCGGCCTTGTTCAGGCCGTTGATGAACTGGCTGTAGGTGAAGCCTTCGATACGCGCAGCGGCGTTGATGCGCTGGATCCACAGGGCGCGGAAGTTGCGCTTCTTGGCGCGACGGTCGCGATAGGCGTATTGCCCGGCGCGGTCGACGGCGGCCTTGGCCGTGCGGATCGTATTCTTGCGGCGGCCGGAGAAGCCCTTGGCCTGCTCCAGAACCTTCTTGTGCTTGGCGTGCGAAGTTACGCCACGTTTAACGCGAGCCATGTCGCTATTCCTTCAAATTCTTTGGGTTGAGATCTGTCGTACAGCGCGCGCCGATCAGGCGTACGGCATGTAGGACTTGATCTTCTTGGCGTCGGCGTCGGCCATGACCGAGGTGCCGCGGTTCTGGCGGATGTATTTCGAGTTGTGGCTGATCAAGCGGTGACGCTTGCCCGCAACCCCGGCCTTGACCTTGCCAGTGGCCGTGAATTTGAAGCGCTTCTTGGCGCCCGACTTCGTCTTCAGTTTCGGCATTTCAGTCTCCTTGTTGGAGGGGCTACCGTCCTTCGGACTACTTGAGCCCGTTGGATGAGGTGTCTCTCCAGAGTTATGAACCGCCTAGGCATGCCTGTTCGCCCGGCGGTTCGGTACGCGAAGGCGCGGCTTGTAAGCGAAGACGCCGGCCGACGCAAGATGAGTCAGGACAAGGACTTGGCGGGCGCTTCTGCAGCGACCTGACCCCGGCGGATCGCCCGTCCGGCGTTGATCGCCATCACCGCCGCCGGGATGGTCAGCAGGGCCCCGACCAGGAAGGGCCAGTCATGCCCCAGGCCCGAGAACAGCGCCCCGGCCACCATGGGTCCGAAGATCCGCGCCACCGAGCTGGAGGCCATGTTCAGACCCAGCATGGCGCCCTGCCGGTCGGGCGGCGAGGCGCGGCTGATCATGGCCGAGATATTGGGCATGGCCAGGGACATGCCGCAGGCGCCGACGGCCATGACCAGGGGAATGACCCAGCCCTGGACCAGGGGGATCGACAGGCCGCCCAGCTCCAGCCGGGTCGCCGGGAACCAGGCGACCGGCGCAAGCACCTGCAGCACAAGCGATGCGCCGAACAGCAGCATCCCCGTCGCCAGCACCCGCGCCTCGCCGAACCGCCGCGCCAGACGCCCGGCGAAGAAGCCCTGGTTCAGCGTGGATATCACGCCGACGATCATGAAGCTGAGCCCCACCTCGCGCGCGCCCCAGGCGTAGCGGCTCTCGGACCACAGGCCGAACACGCTCTCCATCGCCGAGAAGCCGGCCATATAGACCAGGGTCACGACCAGGACCCGCGACACCACCGGATTGGTCCGCGCGTCCTTCAGCCCCGCCAGGAAGGGCGGACGCGCCGCCGCAGGATCGGCCTTGGCCCGACTCTCGCGCAGGAAGACGATCACCCCGACCGCCGCCATGGCCGCCAGGGCCGCAGCGAGGAAGATCGGCAGTTGATAGCCCAGCCGTCCCAGCTGCGGCTGGGTCAGCAGGCCGCCCAGCCCCGGCCCGACGATGAAGCCCAGGCCGAAGGCCGCGCCGATCAGCCCCATCCGCCCCGCCCTCTGCTCCGGCGGCGTGACGTCGGCGACATAGCCCTGAACGGTCGAGATATTGCCCGCCCCCAGTCCGGTGAACAGGCGCACCGCGATGGCCAGCCAGATATTGGGCACGAAGGCCAGCATCAGATAGCCGACGGTGTTGGCCGCCAGCGTCGCCAGCAGGACGGGCTTGCGGCCGATCCGGTCCGACAGCCGCCCCCAGAAGGGTTCGGCGAAGAACTGGCCCAGCGAATAGGCCGAGAACATCAGGGTGATCTGCCAGGCCTCGGCCTTCAGGCTCTGGGCGAAGAAGGGCAACAGCGGCACCACCAGGCCGAACCCGACCAGATTGATGAACACCACCGAGAACAGGACCGCCAGGGCAGGCGCGCGAACGGCGGGAGGCGAAGGCGTCTGGATCATGTCCCACGCTTAGCGCGACGCTTGGTCCGCGAGAAGCGCCCTCGCGTCGCCGCCCACTCGACCGCTCAGTTCGGCCCGACGGGGTTGTTCGCTTCCAGAAACCGCACCGTCTCGCGCAGCATCTGCTGGCGGGTGTCGGCGCGCGACAGCCAGTGGTCCTCGCCCTGCAGTTCGATGAACTCCACCGGCTTGCCGGCCCGGCGCATGGCCTCGGCCATGACCCGGCTCTGTTCGATGGGCACCACCGTGTCGTCCTTGCCGTGAATCAGCAGCAGGGGCCGGTCGACCGTCTCGGCCAGCCGGGCCGGCGACAGGGCGTCCAGCGCCCGGTCGTTCAGTCGCGCCGCCCCCATGAACCGGTTCCAGTAGCGCACCGTCTGGCTGTCGTTGCGGCCCTCCTGCCGCGCCTCCCAGTTGACCATGCGGCGCAGGTCCGACACCCCGGCGACGGCCACGCCGCAGCGATAGACCCCGGCGTCCAGCGTCAGGCCCGCCATGGCCGCATAGCCGCCGTAGCTGGCGCCGACGATACAGACCCGTTCGGGATCGATGATCCCCTCGGCCGCCAGCCAGCGCACCCCGTCCGACAGATCGGTCTGCATCTTGCGGCCCCATTCGCCGTAGCCCGCTTCCAGGAAGGCCAGGCCATAGCCGGTGGACCCCCGGAAATTGGCCTGAAGCACCGCATAGCCCCGTGAGGCCAGGGCCTGGGCCCACCAGTCGAAGCCGGCCTCGTCCTGCGACGCCGGCCCGCCGTGCGCCAGCACGATCAAGGGCAGGCCAGACGGCGCCTCAACCCCCGGCGGCAGGGTCAGATAGCCGGGAATGTCCAGCCCGTCGGCCGCCGCATAGTGGATCGGACGCATCTCGCCGACCAGATCGGTCGGTATGGTCGGATAGGCTTCGGCCAGAACATCGGCCTTGCCACGCGTGAAGTCGACCAGTTGGTACAGCCCCGGCTCCCCGATGTCGTTGAACACGACGATCAGATTCTGCGCGTCATTCCAGGATGTCAGCACCGGTCTCTTGCCAGCGAAAGCCCGCTCGATGGCGCCCCACCGCCGCGCCGCAGCGGGATCGACGAACTCATAGTGCGTGCCGTCCTCCTCCATGCGACCGCCGCCGACCAACAGGCGCGTGCGCGGATGATGGACCAGGAAATCGGGATGATGCTCGAACGGCAACCGGCTCCATTCGCCGGTGTCCACATTGACCTCGAACAAGACGTCGGCCGTCTCCGAATCCTCGTCCTCGGCCGCCAGATCCGGCCGGTCCGCGCCGACGATGATCGTACGCGGCGTCCGCCCCATGCCCATAAGGCTGGGCGTATCAACCGGCGCGTCCACCGCCCAGGACTCGCTGAACCCATGCCCCTTGGGCAATCGCAGCGACCACCGCCCGCCGCGCTCGACATAGCGGGCCATGGCGATCACCTTGCCGTCGCCGTCCAGCACATAGTCCTCGATCTCGCGATCCATGGATTCCACCGACCGCCCGCGGCCGGTGGTCAGGTTGATCCGGTGCAGGTCGATCTGGCCGGTGGTGATATTGAACCCCCGCGCGAACAGGGTCGGCCCCTCTTCGGTCCGGCGGATCGAAGCCGGGCCGATCAGAACGGCCAGGACGTCCGGCGTACGATCCAGCACCTGAACCAGTTTCTTCTTCTCGAGGTCCAGCACCTGACCGAAGAACAACTCCCGGCGCGACACGCCCAGCAACGGGATGCCTTGCGTCTGCGAGGTCACGACCAGCACATGCCCCTCGCCGATCCAGCGCAGATCGCGAACCTTGGCGTCGCCGATGGCCGCGGCGAACAGATGCTCCCCTGTGGTCATCCGCGTCACCGCGATGGCGCGGATTTCGCCCACGACAGTGATCCGGGCGATCAGATCACCGCTCGGCGAAACCTCCATGTATTCGACCGCCGGCGTGGCGCTGTAAGCCTCCAGGGGCGGCGGCGGCGAGGGTTCAGCAGCGTCCGGCTGAATCCGCGCCGCCGCACTGCCTCCGCACAGAACCATCGCGATCGCCACGGCGACCGCCTTCCCCACCGAACTCAACACCACGCACGTCCTCCCCCGAGTCGAACCTCCTTTTCGGACGCCCCGCCCGCAAGTTGCAAGAGGTCCGCGCCCCACGCGCGAAAAAAAGAAAGCCCCGACCGGGTCCGGTCGGGGCTTTCCAGATCAGCGATGGATCGTGCCGATCAGCGCGGCGCCAGGATCATGATCATCTGGCGGCCTTCCATCTTGGGCGCGAACTCGACCTTGGCGATTTCATCGAAATCGGCCTGGACCTTGTTCAGCAGCTTCATGCCCAGTTCGGGGTGGGCCATTTCACGGCCGCGGAAGCGCAGCGTGACCTTGACCTTGTCGCCCTCGTCGAAGAAGCGGTGCATGGCCTTGGCCTTCACCTCATAGTCGTGGGTGTCGATGTTCGGACGGAGCTTGATTTCCTTGAGCTCGACGACCTTCTGGCGCTTGCGCTGCTCGGCCTTCTTCTTCTGTTCCTGGAAACGGTGCTTGCCGTAATCGAGGATCTTGGCCACCGGCGGTTCGGAGGTGGAGACGATCTCGACCAGGTCCATCCCGGCTTCTTCGGCGGCTTCGAGCGCGGAAGAGGTGGGCATGACGCCCTGTTTCTCACCGTTCTGATCAATGAGCAGAACGCGAGGGGCGCGGATATCCTGGTTCATACGCGGCCCGTCTTTCACGGGTGGCGCTTGCATGGGACGGCGAATGGGCGTCGTTTCCTTATGTGGTCAAAGAAGGCGTGTGTCGTGATGAGCGAATGCACGCGGCTGTCGCCACGTTCCCCTCATGACGGCAATATGCGCCCAGAAGCCCGGTTTTTCAAGGCTTGGCGGGCGTTTCGGCGATATAGGCGTCGTGCAGCGCCAGCACCGCTTCGAAGACATGATCGACGCTCAGAGCCTCGATGGGGGCGAACTCCCCGCGCGTCTCGTTCGAGGCCGCCGTGCGCGTCTTCGGCCCCCAGGGACCATACAGCCACCATTCCGTCGGCCCGAACAGGCCCAGCGTCGGTCGCCCCAGCGCCGCCGACACGTGCATCAGGCCGGAGTCATTGCCCACGAACAGATCGGCCCGGTCGATGGCGGCGGCCGAGGCCAGGATGTCGCCCTTGCCCACGAAGTCGATGGCCCGAGCCCCGGCAGCCTCCAGCGCCGGCGTCGCCGGCGGCCGGTCGCCCGGTCCGCCCACGGGCATGAAGCGCCAGCCATCGAAACGCGGCTCGGCCTTCAGCTTCTCGACCAGGGCGCCCCAGCGGTCTGCGGGCCAGCTCTTGCCCGGCTGGTGGGCGATGGGGGCCAGGGCGATGATGCGACCGGGACCGGCGCCGCCGGCCAGCTGCGGATCGATGACGGCGGCGGCTTCGGCCCGCGCCTGATCGTCCAGGAAGATTTCGGGATCCAGCGCCGTCTGCGATCCCATCAGACGCGACACCATCTCGACCTTGCGCAGCCCCGTCTCCCACGAGCGATTATAGACGACGCGTCGCTTGGCCGGGATCAGATAGGCCAAGGCCGAGCCCCGGATGTCGACGACCATATCCCAGCGGGTCGAACGCACCTGTTTCCACAGATCGACCCAGTGTCCGGCCCTCTTCTTCTTGTCGAGCACGAGGGTGCGCACCACGCCGGGCGCAGTGCGGAAGAAGGGCGCGGGCGGCCGGCCGCAGGCGACGGTGATCTGCGCGCCCGGAACCTGACGTGAAATCTCGCGGATCACGCCCGAGGAGATGACGCAGTCGCCGATGCGATTGGAGGTGACGAACAGGACCTGGGGTGCGGACATGGGCCTGTGTTCCGCCATCGCGCGGCGCGGTCAAGGGTGACGGCGAAGGAAAGTCCGGGCAGAACGCCCCCATGACCGACATCCAGCACCTGTCCCGCCCCGACGGCGAAACCCTGGCCTTCAAACGCATCGAGGGCGGCGGCCCGACCGTCGTCTGGGTCGGCGGCTTCCGCTCCGACATGGAGGGGACCAAGGCCCTGGCCCTGGACGCGGCGGCGCACGACCGCGGCTGGAGTTTCGTCCGCTACGACCATTTCGCCCACGGCCAGTCCTCCGGCGACTGGCGCCGGGCCACCATCGGTCGCTGGCGCGAGGATGCGGTCGCCCTGATCGACAGCCTGTCCGGCCCGATCATCCCGGTCGGCTCGTCGATGGGCGGCTGGGTCGCCCTGCTGGCGGCCCTGGCGCGGCCGGAACGGATCAAGGGCCTGGTCCTGGTCAATCCGGCCCAGGACTTCACCGAACGGCTGATGTGGCCCGGCCTGGCCGACCACGAACGTCAGGCCATTCTGCGCGAGGGCGAGACCCTGATCGTCGAGGAAGGCCTGGGCGAATACGTCCTGACCCGACGCATGTTCGAAGAGGCGCGCGACTGGCTGCTGCTGGACGGCGTCATCGAGATCGTCGCGCCAGTCCACATCCTCCAGGGCCGCGCCGACGACGTGGTCCCCTGGCGTCACCAGGTCGAACTGATCGAACGTCTGACGGGCGGCGACGTCCGCCTGGACCTGATCGAGGGCGGCGACCACCGGCTGTCCACGCCCACGGACCTTGACCGGCTAGTGGCGGCGGTGGAGGGGATGCGGGGCTAAGCCCCCCGCGCCCCCGTCAACACCCCATATAGATCCGTCCGCCGATCGCGGAAGAAGCCCCAGGCGGCGCGATACTTGTCCAGTTCATCCAGGTCGAAGCGGTGCACCAGCACCCCCTCCTCCTCGGCGCCCAGGCTCTCGACCAGATCGCCCTGCTGATCGGCGATGAAGGAATGGCCGTAGAAGGTCTGGCCGACCTCGGTCACCGTCTCATGCCCGATCCGGTTGGCCCCGACGACGGGAACCGCATTGGACACGGCGTGGCCCTGCATGGCGCGCCGCCACGGCTGGGCCGTGTGCAGGGTCGCGTCATGCGGCTCGGTGCCGATGGCGGTCGGATACATCAGCACGTCGGCGCCCATCAGCATCATCGCGCGCGCAGCTTCCGGGAACCACTGGTCCCAGCAGATGCCGACCCCGACCTTGCCGAAGCGCGTCTTCCAGACCTTGAAGCCCGTATCCCCCGGCCGGAAATAATACTTCTCCTGATAGCCAGGGCCGTCGGGGATATGGCTCTTGCGATAGACGCCCAGCGCCTCGCCGTCCGCGTCCAGCATGACCAGCGAATTGTAATACTGCGGCCCGTCCTTCTCGAAGATCGAGACGGGAATGGCCACACCCAGTTCCCTGGCCATCGGCGCCATGGCCGTGACGCACGGATGCTCGCGCCATTCATAGGCCTGGCTGAACCAGTGCTCCTCCTGCGACACGCAGAAATACGGCCCCTGGAACAGTTCCGACGGCAGGATCACCTGCGCGCCCTTGCCCGCCGCCTCGCGCACGAAGTCGATCGTCTTGGCGATGTTCGCCTGCATGTCCTCGCCATACGAGGTCTGGACGCCGGCGACGGTGATGGTGCGGGTCATGCGGGCTCCTGCTGGGAGATGCAGTGGAACGAGCCGCCGCCGGTCAGGATGGCCTTGGAGGGCAGCGGGATGATCTCGCGATCAGGGAAGGCCTCTTTCAACGCCTTGCACGCCATATCGGCTGCAGCGTCGTCGCCATAGGTGGGCACCACCACGGCGCCGTTGGCGATCAGGAAGTTCATGTGGCTGGCCGGAATCGGGCGTTCGTCCTCGTCCAGCACCAGGCCCGGAGACGGGATTCTCAGTACACGGAGCTTACGCCCCGCCGCGTCGGTCATGCCCGACAGATCGCGCGCCGTGGCGTCATAGACCTCGGCGTTGGGGTCGTTCCGCCCCCAGGCGATGGGACAGGCCACGACGCCCGGCGCGACGAAGCGGGCCAGGTTGTCCACGTGTCCGTCTGTGTGGTCGTTCAACAGGCCGTCGCCCAGCCAAAGCACCGCCTTGGCGCCAATGGCGGCCTCCAGCGCGGCGGTCGCGACCGCCTCGTCCTGGTTCCAGGCCGGGTTGCGGTTCGGGTTCAGCAGGCACTGGCGGGTGGTCAGCACCGTCCCCTCCCCGTCATGATCCAGCGACCCGCCCTCCATGACGAAATCGTTCCACGTCAGGGCCACGCCCGCATGTTCGCCGATCTGACCGGCGACCAGATCGTCGCCCGGCATGTCGTATTTCCCGCCCCAGCCGTTGAACTTGAACGCCGCCGCCGTCGTCGATCCCGCGCCGAAGATCGGCCCGGTGTCGCGCAGCCAGATGTCGCCGAACTCACCGGCCACCACCTCGACATTCTCGACGCCCTCAAAGCGCGCCCGGGCGTCCGCCAGCACCTCGGCCTTGCCGACCATCAGCTTGACCTGTTCACGCCCCGGCCCGGCCAGGGCCCGCACCAGCCCCTCGACCTCGTCCTGCGCCTGTTCCAGCGCCTCGAACCAGTATTCGGCATGGCTGGGCCAGCCCACCCACATGGCGCGGTGCGGAGCCCACTCGGCAGGAATGGCGGCGGAGATGGGAGCGGTCATCGGCGGGCAGGTCCTGTCTGGGGTCCAACGGAGCGGGCGGGCGACCCGCGAGCCGCGCCATATGGCCCCAACCGCCCCCGACTTCAACGGCGGGCTTTACGCAAAGAAAAAGGGCGGCCCGCGAACGGACCGCCCTTCGTCGTTTCAGTCTGGCTAAGCCTTAGAAGGCGGCGCGCAGGGTCACCATCGCCGTGCGCGGGGCGCCCAGCTGATAGCTGGCCGTGCCCGTGGTCGAGGTGGAGATGTCAGCCAGGTATTCCGTGTCGAACAGGTTGATCACGTTGAACTGGATGTACGAAGACCCGTTGCCGACGCTCGCCAGGTTGTAGCGGACGTCGAGATCGAAGGTCGTGTACCCGGGAGCCACTTCGGTGTTGACGTCGTTCGAGAAGCGGTCGCCGACGCGCTTGCCCTGCAGCCCCAGATCGAACGGACCGACGGTATAGGCGACCCGCATGCCATACTGCCATTCCGGCGTTTCAACCAGTTGATTGCCGGCGGTTTGGATGAAGACCGGCACGCCGTTGACGACGCCGTTGGGCAGATTGCTCTTAACTTCGCTGTCCGTGTAGGTCACCGAGCCGGTGATGTTGAACTTCTCGAACGGCGACCAGCCGAGTTGGCCGTCGAAGCCCTGAAGCGTCACATCGCCGACGTTGCGGGTCAGGAACAGGTTCGCCGCCTCATCAAAGGTGCGCACGATGCGGTTCGAATAGTCCGTCTTCCACACGGCGATCGAGCCGAGCAGGCCCGGAGCCTGGTAGCGATAGCCGATGTCGTAAGACTTGGTGCGCTCGGGCTCGGGGTTCACGTCGACCTTGTCGTACAGGTCGTCCGTCCGCGGCGCAGAGAAGCCCTCGGCGTAGCTGGCATAGACCGAGTTGTTATCGGCGAAGCGCCAAGTCACGCCGCCGTTCGGCAGGACCGCATCATAGCTCTTGCTGAACGAACGGGGCTTGCCGTAGCTGTTCGACGCGTTGCTGTTCATCGACGAAGCCGGGAAGGTGACCAGATCCGTGCCGGCGACCGGCGTGCCGACTTGGGTGGTGCAGTAGGCGTTGAAGGTGTCGCGCTGGTAGCAGTAGTTGTTCAGCTCACGGTCGAAGTAGGGCGCACGAACGCCCAGGTCCAAGCTGATCGCGTCGTTGAAGAAGTTGCCGCGATATTCGGCGGCGATCTGGTTCAGCTTGGCGTAGGACAGACGATCCCGACGACGGAGGATGGTGCCGTCGGCGAGCTTGACCGGCGTGCCGTTACGGCCGGCGAAGGGGTCTTCCGGCTTGCCGTTGGCGTCGATGTAACCGAACTGGCCCGTCTGACGGTGACGACCATTGTCGTAGGTGTAGGCGACGCGCAGACGGTTGTTGTCGTTGATGTCCCAGATCAGCGAGCTGGTCAGGGCGTAACGGTGCGTGTTGGTGATGTTCGGGCGGAACAGGGTGACGCGCGTGGCGCCGTTGATCACGCCGTCGCGGTTCAGATCAGCGCCGGCTGCGGAAGAGTTGCCGATCAGCTGCGGATCCGTCTCGCTCATCGTCTGAGTGCCGCCGCCGTGCGCCAGAACATACTGGAAGGACGGGTCGATCGTCAGGACCAGATTGTCGCGCAGCGTGAAGCGCGAGGCGCCACGGATGTTGCCCGTGTTCGACGGATTGATGTTCACCAGGGTGGACGGCAGCGAGTTGCCCGAGTTGTAAGCGACGCCGTCGTTGAACTGTCGCAGCGTCTTACGGGCGATGAAGCTGTTGCGGTTCTCGTTGTAGTTGGCGGTCAGCGACAGGAAGTCGCCGTTGTCTCCAAGCGCCTGGTAAATACGGCCGTTGTACTGGGTCTTATCGACGCCGCCGGCGCCGATGAAGTGGTCATATTGGGTTTTCGACGCCGAGAACCAGGCGGTCGTGCCCCAGGGCCCGAAAGCGCCAGTGTCCACCAGGCCGAAGAAGCGACGATAGCCGGTTTCGCCGATCGAGGGCTGCAGCATGAAGCCGAACTTCTCTTCCGGACGGCGCGTGGAATAGTTCACGGTGCCGCCCGTCGCCGAAGCAGTCGGGCTGTCAACGTCGGTCGTGCCGAGGTTGACCGTCGCGCGGCTGATCAGTTCCGGATCCAGCTGCTGGTTCGAATAGATGGCGTAGTTGCCGGTGTCGTTCAGCGGAACGCCGTCCTGGGTCAGCGAAATGCGCGCCGAGTCGAAACCGCGGATCGTCAGATCGCCGCCGGACGAACCGAAGGCGTCATTGTTGGTGAAGTTCACGCCGGGCAGCAGGTTGATCGAGTTCAGGATCGTTTGGCCGGGAGCCTGGGTCGAAATATATTCTTCGGTCACGGAGGCCCGCGACTTGGACACGGTTTCAGCCACGATAGCGCCGTCGATGTTGCGCGGGCCGCGCTGACCAGTGACGACGATATCGCCCAGTTCGGCGGCTTCCGTGCCGGTCGATTGTGCGGAGGCGGCGCCGGCGCCGGCCAGCGTGCCGACGATGGCGGTGGTCGCCCAGAAGAGGCGCTTGCGGTTGATCATTGCATCTATCCCCAGATGAAGGCCGGACAGGCCCCTAAAGGCGACAGGCGGGGTCGCCTGTCGAAATCTGGCCCCATCTACGTCGGGTGTTGCAATGTCAGGCGACAGTTATATGACAGCGATATGACAAGGCCCAGCTGTGGCCCTGTCGCAACATTCATGCCGCCCTACGGGGGATTGCTTAGAAAATCCGCTCAAACATGTCGGCCACGCCATGCGCCGTCCGCCCGATCGCCCGGGGTTCATGGAAATTGCCGTTCACCTGGCTCTGAGCGATCACATGGGCGCGGAATCGGGTGAACAGGGCCGTGTCCGGCGCCTGGGGCGCCGACCAAAAGTCGTCCAGCGCCTGCTGGTCGGTCAGTCCGTCGAAGTCGAAGAAGGCGTCGCCCAGAACCTTGACCGGCGTATGGAAGCCCAGGGCGGACAGGGCGGCGCTGGAATTGTTCACCACCATGCCCTGAGAGGCGCGACACAACTGGGCCAGATTTCCGCCGTCGATGAAATCGACCCGTCCTTGCAGACCGCGCTCTATGACCAGACGCCGCGTCACCGCCGAAAGATCGATCAGACCCGGATCCAGCGGATGGTTCTTCACCACCAGCCGCGCGTTCCGGGGCGCATGGGCCGCAAAACTGGTCATGACCTCGGCGAGGAAGGCGGTGTTGTCGGCGTATCGCGAATAGCGAAGCAGTTGCGCGTCGCCTTCACGCTGGAGACAGGCGATGAAGAATTCACCCCGCGCGGCGA is a window encoding:
- a CDS encoding MFS transporter, which gives rise to MIQTPSPPAVRAPALAVLFSVVFINLVGFGLVVPLLPFFAQSLKAEAWQITLMFSAYSLGQFFAEPFWGRLSDRIGRKPVLLATLAANTVGYLMLAFVPNIWLAIAVRLFTGLGAGNISTVQGYVADVTPPEQRAGRMGLIGAAFGLGFIVGPGLGGLLTQPQLGRLGYQLPIFLAAALAAMAAVGVIVFLRESRAKADPAAARPPFLAGLKDARTNPVVSRVLVVTLVYMAGFSAMESVFGLWSESRYAWGAREVGLSFMIVGVISTLNQGFFAGRLARRFGEARVLATGMLLFGASLVLQVLAPVAWFPATRLELGGLSIPLVQGWVIPLVMAVGACGMSLAMPNISAMISRASPPDRQGAMLGLNMASSSVARIFGPMVAGALFSGLGHDWPFLVGALLTIPAAVMAINAGRAIRRGQVAAEAPAKSLS
- a CDS encoding agmatine deiminase family protein, producing the protein MTAPISAAIPAEWAPHRAMWVGWPSHAEYWFEALEQAQDEVEGLVRALAGPGREQVKLMVGKAEVLADARARFEGVENVEVVAGEFGDIWLRDTGPIFGAGSTTAAAFKFNGWGGKYDMPGDDLVAGQIGEHAGVALTWNDFVMEGGSLDHDGEGTVLTTRQCLLNPNRNPAWNQDEAVATAALEAAIGAKAVLWLGDGLLNDHTDGHVDNLARFVAPGVVACPIAWGRNDPNAEVYDATARDLSGMTDAAGRKLRVLRIPSPGLVLDEDERPIPASHMNFLIANGAVVVPTYGDDAAADMACKALKEAFPDREIIPLPSKAILTGGGSFHCISQQEPA
- the infC gene encoding translation initiation factor IF-3 — protein: MQAPPVKDGPRMNQDIRAPRVLLIDQNGEKQGVMPTSSALEAAEEAGMDLVEIVSTSEPPVAKILDYGKHRFQEQKKKAEQRKRQKVVELKEIKLRPNIDTHDYEVKAKAMHRFFDEGDKVKVTLRFRGREMAHPELGMKLLNKVQADFDEIAKVEFAPKMEGRQMIMILAPR
- the rpmI gene encoding 50S ribosomal protein L35, producing MPKLKTKSGAKKRFKFTATGKVKAGVAGKRHRLISHNSKYIRQNRGTSVMADADAKKIKSYMPYA
- a CDS encoding alpha/beta fold hydrolase, coding for MTDIQHLSRPDGETLAFKRIEGGGPTVVWVGGFRSDMEGTKALALDAAAHDRGWSFVRYDHFAHGQSSGDWRRATIGRWREDAVALIDSLSGPIIPVGSSMGGWVALLAALARPERIKGLVLVNPAQDFTERLMWPGLADHERQAILREGETLIVEEGLGEYVLTRRMFEEARDWLLLDGVIEIVAPVHILQGRADDVVPWRHQVELIERLTGGDVRLDLIEGGDHRLSTPTDLDRLVAAVEGMRG
- the aguB gene encoding N-carbamoylputrescine amidase, giving the protein MTRTITVAGVQTSYGEDMQANIAKTIDFVREAAGKGAQVILPSELFQGPYFCVSQEEHWFSQAYEWREHPCVTAMAPMARELGVAIPVSIFEKDGPQYYNSLVMLDADGEALGVYRKSHIPDGPGYQEKYYFRPGDTGFKVWKTRFGKVGVGICWDQWFPEAARAMMLMGADVLMYPTAIGTEPHDATLHTAQPWRRAMQGHAVSNAVPVVGANRIGHETVTEVGQTFYGHSFIADQQGDLVESLGAEEEGVLVHRFDLDELDKYRAAWGFFRDRRTDLYGVLTGARGA
- a CDS encoding glycosyltransferase family 9 protein, which codes for MSAPQVLFVTSNRIGDCVISSGVIREISRQVPGAQITVACGRPPAPFFRTAPGVVRTLVLDKKKRAGHWVDLWKQVRSTRWDMVVDIRGSALAYLIPAKRRVVYNRSWETGLRKVEMVSRLMGSQTALDPEIFLDDQARAEAAAVIDPQLAGGAGPGRIIALAPIAHQPGKSWPADRWGALVEKLKAEPRFDGWRFMPVGGPGDRPPATPALEAAGARAIDFVGKGDILASAAAIDRADLFVGNDSGLMHVSAALGRPTLGLFGPTEWWLYGPWGPKTRTAASNETRGEFAPIEALSVDHVFEAVLALHDAYIAETPAKP
- a CDS encoding S9 family peptidase, producing MAIAMVLCGGSAAARIQPDAAEPSPPPPLEAYSATPAVEYMEVSPSGDLIARITVVGEIRAIAVTRMTTGEHLFAAAIGDAKVRDLRWIGEGHVLVVTSQTQGIPLLGVSRRELFFGQVLDLEKKKLVQVLDRTPDVLAVLIGPASIRRTEEGPTLFARGFNITTGQIDLHRINLTTGRGRSVESMDREIEDYVLDGDGKVIAMARYVERGGRWSLRLPKGHGFSESWAVDAPVDTPSLMGMGRTPRTIIVGADRPDLAAEDEDSETADVLFEVNVDTGEWSRLPFEHHPDFLVHHPRTRLLVGGGRMEEDGTHYEFVDPAAARRWGAIERAFAGKRPVLTSWNDAQNLIVVFNDIGEPGLYQLVDFTRGKADVLAEAYPTIPTDLVGEMRPIHYAAADGLDIPGYLTLPPGVEAPSGLPLIVLAHGGPASQDEAGFDWWAQALASRGYAVLQANFRGSTGYGLAFLEAGYGEWGRKMQTDLSDGVRWLAAEGIIDPERVCIVGASYGGYAAMAGLTLDAGVYRCGVAVAGVSDLRRMVNWEARQEGRNDSQTVRYWNRFMGAARLNDRALDALSPARLAETVDRPLLLIHGKDDTVVPIEQSRVMAEAMRRAGKPVEFIELQGEDHWLSRADTRQQMLRETVRFLEANNPVGPN
- the rplT gene encoding 50S ribosomal protein L20, which gives rise to MARVKRGVTSHAKHKKVLEQAKGFSGRRKNTIRTAKAAVDRAGQYAYRDRRAKKRNFRALWIQRINAAARIEGFTYSQFINGLNKAGIELDRKVLASIAADGAGFKAVADKVRAALA